From one Magnolia sinica isolate HGM2019 chromosome 18, MsV1, whole genome shotgun sequence genomic stretch:
- the LOC131232455 gene encoding uncharacterized protein LOC131232455, translating into MGYIYDAMERAKNKIMDHFNYRDRDYRPILDIIDRRWGSQMSSPLYSAAYILNPACLFASADPAEALTMHMVGFIDVLERMIPDRGEQDKISTLLDFYTKSEGIFSRDIVIRHRTMKLPTDWWAADGVDPNRKDPALKKLAMKILGLTCSASGCERNWSTFEAISLDCLVIVFL; encoded by the exons atgggctacatatatgatgcgatggagagggcgaaaaataagatcatggaccattttaactatagagaccgtgattacaggccaattttagatattatagatagaagatggggcagccaaatgtcatccccattgtattcggctgcttacatccttaacccagcctgtttattcgcttctgctgatccagcagaagcactaactatgcatatggttggatttattgatgtcttggaaagaatgattccagatagaggagaacaggacaagatctcaactttgctggacttctacacaaaaagtgaagggatattctcaagggatatcgtaataagacatcggacaatgaaattaccta ctgactggtgggctgccgatggagtggacccgaacaggaaggatccagctctaaagaagctggctatgaagattcttggactcacaTGTTCAGCTAGTGGTtgcgagcgcaattggagcacgttcgaggcgataagtttagactgtttagtaattgtttttttataa